Proteins from a genomic interval of Methanofollis formosanus:
- a CDS encoding helix-turn-helix domain-containing protein, producing the protein MSIAERIKAARRSAGMNQRELGAAVGVSATAISKYERGEVVPGSGTLIRLSEALDVNIDFFFRQITVHLSAPQYRCHRPLTKKEEHIIHAKVTDWLERYLEIEMISGIRADLDLPPREECRASGMEEVEAVASRLREAWDLGLDPIENVMDVLEQHGIKVGTIEAPDSFDALTFYHDERTPVIAVNTAMSGDRQRYNCAHELGHLLLQVEHPLDEEAAAHRFAGAFLVPREMVWKELGKKRHAIDLRELYLLKHKYGMSMKAWVRRALDLGVITGVTAKGLDARLNQVKAGKEEPAKAVRHETPTYMHLLILRAMNEKKITQSRARELFGGDLPGIAAGAE; encoded by the coding sequence ATGAGCATTGCCGAGCGGATAAAAGCGGCCCGAAGAAGTGCCGGGATGAACCAGCGGGAACTCGGTGCAGCAGTTGGGGTAAGTGCGACGGCGATTTCGAAGTACGAACGAGGAGAGGTGGTCCCGGGTTCGGGTACGCTCATCCGCCTCAGTGAGGCCCTGGACGTCAATATCGACTTCTTCTTCCGGCAGATCACGGTGCACCTCTCAGCACCGCAGTACCGGTGCCACCGACCGCTCACCAAAAAAGAGGAGCATATCATCCACGCGAAGGTGACCGACTGGCTGGAACGCTACCTGGAGATCGAGATGATCTCGGGCATCCGGGCCGATCTGGACCTCCCGCCGCGCGAAGAGTGCCGGGCATCCGGCATGGAGGAGGTGGAAGCAGTCGCCTCGCGGCTACGCGAGGCATGGGACCTTGGCCTCGACCCCATCGAGAACGTGATGGACGTCCTGGAACAGCACGGGATCAAGGTCGGGACCATCGAGGCACCCGACTCCTTCGACGCCCTGACATTTTACCACGACGAGAGGACGCCGGTGATCGCAGTCAACACCGCCATGAGCGGGGACCGCCAGCGCTACAACTGCGCCCACGAACTGGGGCACCTGCTCCTCCAGGTGGAGCACCCACTCGATGAAGAAGCGGCGGCGCACCGGTTTGCCGGTGCATTTCTTGTGCCCCGCGAGATGGTCTGGAAAGAACTGGGGAAGAAACGCCATGCCATCGATCTCCGGGAACTCTATCTCCTCAAGCACAAGTATGGGATGAGCATGAAGGCCTGGGTCCGTCGTGCCCTGGACCTCGGGGTCATCACCGGGGTGACCGCAAAAGGGCTGGATGCCCGGCTGAACCAGGTGAAGGCCGGCAAAGAAGAGCCGGCGAAAGCGGTGAGACATGAAACGCCCACGTACATGCATCTGCTCATCCTGCGGGCCATGAACGAGAAGAAGATCACGCAGTCGCGGGCCAGGGAACTCTTCGGGGGCGACCTGCCCGGGATCGCCGCAGGGGCTGAGTAG
- a CDS encoding GNAT family N-acetyltransferase, with protein sequence MKPPLCIQTKSASLRPWERNDAPALARHANNPDIAGSMRDGFPSPYTLNDAENFIHMASGTSSAILLAIEVDGEAAGGIGVTPLDDVYRNTAEIGYWLAAPYQGRGIVTEAVKALVPIAFERLDVVRIQAGIFENNRASARVLEKCGFQREAVHKKAITKNGAIMDEVIYACFRDE encoded by the coding sequence ATGAAACCGCCCCTCTGTATCCAGACAAAATCAGCATCTCTTCGTCCCTGGGAGAGAAATGATGCACCCGCCCTTGCACGCCATGCGAACAATCCGGATATCGCGGGTTCTATGCGGGACGGCTTCCCCTCCCCCTATACCCTGAACGATGCCGAAAATTTCATACATATGGCATCCGGCACGTCGTCCGCGATCCTGCTCGCAATAGAGGTGGACGGAGAGGCTGCCGGAGGGATCGGTGTCACCCCTCTGGACGACGTGTACCGAAATACGGCAGAGATCGGGTACTGGCTGGCAGCACCCTATCAGGGCAGGGGAATTGTTACCGAAGCAGTGAAGGCTCTCGTACCAATTGCCTTCGAGCGTCTGGACGTTGTCAGAATTCAGGCGGGAATCTTTGAGAACAACCGTGCATCAGCGCGTGTCCTTGAAAAATGCGGTTTTCAACGGGAGGCCGTGCATAAAAAAGCGATCACAAAGAACGGGGCGATCATGGACGAAGTGATATACGCTTGTTTCAGGGACGAATAA
- a CDS encoding PFL family protein, whose translation MINLLEVNETNTMIEQEKLDVRTITLGISLLDCIDADLDTLNRNIYEKITRVARDLVSTGREIELEYGIPIVNKRISVTPIALVGGRACTSPEDFVTIAETLDRAAKETGVNFLGGYSALVSKGMTKADENLIRSIPEALASTERVCSSVNVGSTRTGINMDAVKLMGEIVLETAEATKEDSSLGCAKLVVFCNAPDDNPFMAGAFHGVTEADAVINVGVSGPGVVKHALEGVRSENFEVLCETVKKTAFKVTRVGQLVAQEASERLGVPFGIVDLSLAPTPAVGDSVAGILEEMGLESVGAPGTTAALALLNDQVKKGGVMASSFVGGLSGAFIPVSEDQGMIDAVNRGALSIEKLEAMTCVCSVGLDMIAIPGDTPATTIAGIIADEAAIGMINQKTTAVRLIPVIGKEVGDTVEFGGLLGYAPVQQVNPFGCEAFVNRGGRIPAPIHSFKN comes from the coding sequence ATGATCAATCTCTTAGAGGTCAACGAGACGAACACGATGATCGAGCAGGAGAAGCTCGATGTCCGCACCATCACGCTGGGCATCAGTCTTCTCGACTGCATCGACGCCGACCTGGACACCCTCAACCGAAATATCTACGAGAAGATCACCCGCGTCGCACGAGACCTCGTCTCGACGGGCAGGGAGATCGAACTTGAATACGGCATTCCGATCGTCAACAAACGCATCTCCGTCACCCCCATCGCCCTGGTGGGAGGACGGGCCTGCACCTCTCCCGAGGACTTCGTGACGATCGCAGAGACCCTTGACCGGGCCGCGAAGGAGACCGGGGTGAACTTCCTGGGAGGCTACTCCGCGCTCGTCTCCAAGGGCATGACGAAGGCCGACGAGAATCTCATCCGCTCCATCCCGGAGGCCCTCGCATCCACGGAGCGGGTCTGCAGTTCGGTGAATGTCGGGTCCACCAGGACCGGCATCAACATGGACGCCGTGAAACTGATGGGCGAGATCGTGCTGGAGACGGCCGAGGCGACGAAAGAGGACAGTTCTCTTGGGTGTGCAAAACTCGTCGTCTTCTGCAACGCCCCCGACGACAACCCCTTCATGGCCGGGGCCTTCCACGGCGTGACCGAGGCGGACGCGGTCATCAACGTGGGCGTCAGCGGGCCGGGCGTGGTGAAGCACGCCCTCGAAGGCGTGCGGAGCGAGAACTTCGAGGTGCTCTGCGAGACCGTGAAGAAGACGGCCTTCAAGGTCACCCGCGTCGGGCAACTGGTGGCCCAGGAGGCCTCGGAGCGGCTCGGGGTGCCGTTCGGGATCGTCGACCTTTCGCTCGCACCGACACCGGCGGTGGGCGACAGCGTGGCCGGGATCCTGGAGGAGATGGGCCTGGAGTCGGTCGGTGCGCCGGGCACGACGGCGGCGCTCGCGCTCCTCAACGACCAGGTGAAGAAGGGAGGGGTGATGGCCAGTTCGTTTGTCGGCGGACTGAGCGGCGCCTTCATCCCGGTCAGCGAGGACCAGGGCATGATCGACGCCGTCAACCGCGGGGCCCTCTCGATCGAGAAACTCGAGGCGATGACCTGCGTCTGCTCGGTCGGCCTGGACATGATCGCGATCCCTGGCGATACCCCGGCCACCACCATCGCCGGCATCATCGCCGACGAGGCGGCGATCGGCATGATCAACCAGAAGACGACCGCCGTCCGGCTCATCCCGGTCATCGGGAAAGAGGTCGGCGACACGGTGGAGTTCGGCGGGCTGCTCGGGTATGCGCCGGTGCAGCAGGTCAACCCCTTCGGCTGCGAGGCGTTCGTGAACCGCGGCGGGAGGATCCCGGCGCCGATTCATAGTTTCAAAAATTGA
- a CDS encoding esterase/lipase family protein — protein MRRESCPAVLVHGWRSHPGVWKRLIPHLEAAKIPYWIYDHSEMGDAVPGETAAAFGDFLALTRDETGYAGPVDIVCHSMGTCIARYLLEVIDGGRREERVGQLIGLGPPNNGSSIAELFSDPEYGPEVVDRLAGVFVPRTFDPEDDVIVQEFRPGSRTIAALRGAKGRDDIAYRLILAANLTATPAFFPCFEGKTWTLGPDGEWLTTYAGDGIVPLTDSYLRGAGMDILPADPVALAERPEQYCHIGLPRNPEVIARVMEYLQNPATRPGSVCPERE, from the coding sequence ATGCGGCGAGAAAGCTGTCCGGCCGTACTGGTCCACGGGTGGAGGAGTCATCCCGGCGTCTGGAAACGCCTGATACCGCACCTTGAGGCGGCAAAGATACCGTACTGGATCTATGACCACAGCGAGATGGGCGACGCCGTACCCGGCGAGACCGCCGCGGCGTTCGGGGACTTCCTCGCCCTGACGCGGGACGAGACCGGGTATGCCGGACCTGTGGACATCGTCTGCCACTCGATGGGAACCTGCATCGCCCGCTACCTCCTGGAGGTGATCGACGGGGGACGGCGGGAGGAGCGGGTCGGGCAGTTGATCGGCCTCGGGCCGCCGAACAACGGATCTTCCATTGCCGAACTCTTCAGCGATCCCGAGTACGGCCCCGAGGTCGTCGACCGCCTGGCCGGGGTCTTCGTGCCCCGCACCTTCGACCCCGAAGACGACGTCATCGTGCAGGAGTTCAGGCCGGGCAGCAGGACCATCGCCGCGCTGCGGGGTGCGAAGGGCCGCGACGACATTGCGTACAGGCTGATCCTTGCCGCGAACCTCACGGCCACCCCTGCCTTCTTCCCCTGTTTCGAGGGAAAGACCTGGACCCTCGGCCCCGACGGCGAGTGGCTGACGACCTATGCTGGCGACGGCATCGTGCCGCTCACCGACTCGTACCTGCGGGGCGCAGGCATGGACATCCTCCCGGCAGACCCTGTGGCCCTGGCAGAGCGGCCCGAACAATACTGCCATATCGGCCTGCCCAGGAACCCCGAAGTGATCGCGAGGGTGATGGAGTACCTCCAGAACCCGGCGACCCGCCCCGGGTCGGTCTGCCCGGAGAGGGAGTAA
- a CDS encoding HEAT repeat domain-containing protein → MDRTIRAFEKESWDWREEFTDLGDDAGASLIEKLSDDDIAVRWKAAWALGHLGDPRAVDPLIASLDFTAPVVREEGEFTLNMAAAWTLGKLKDSRAVEPLIRGLSSACSDYVWVAAWALGEIGDRRAIGPLQKARERDEFECVWQSDASWSGRVTDPAEKVVLASITERTFHTPETPVEKALEKLGEIKDFT, encoded by the coding sequence ATGGACCGCACGATCCGGGCATTTGAGAAGGAGTCCTGGGACTGGAGAGAGGAGTTCACCGACCTTGGCGACGACGCCGGGGCGTCCTTGATAGAGAAACTCTCCGACGACGATATCGCCGTGCGGTGGAAGGCCGCCTGGGCCCTCGGCCATCTCGGCGACCCCCGCGCCGTCGACCCTCTCATCGCCTCCCTGGACTTCACCGCTCCTGTCGTCAGGGAGGAGGGGGAGTTCACCCTGAATATGGCCGCCGCCTGGACCCTCGGAAAACTGAAAGACTCTCGGGCGGTCGAACCCCTGATCCGGGGCCTCTCAAGCGCCTGCTCCGACTATGTCTGGGTCGCGGCCTGGGCCCTCGGCGAGATCGGGGACAGGCGTGCGATCGGGCCCCTGCAGAAGGCGCGGGAGCGGGACGAGTTCGAGTGTGTCTGGCAGAGTGACGCCTCGTGGAGCGGACGGGTGACCGATCCTGCCGAAAAAGTCGTCCTCGCCTCCATCACGGAGCGGACGTTTCACACCCCGGAGACGCCGGTCGAGAAGGCGCTCGAAAAGTTGGGTGAGATAAAGGATTTCACCTGA
- a CDS encoding type II toxin-antitoxin system RelE/ParE family toxin gives MKAKIFFADENVRDSFVALKHSRRSEDQKLSAILDRAFDALSENAFRGVQIQKKQVPKAYRRCHSSIQNLWKYNLTDSWRLIYTVASDGETIVVIIEWLDHTTYERRFGY, from the coding sequence ATGAAGGCGAAGATCTTTTTTGCCGACGAGAATGTCAGGGATTCTTTTGTCGCCCTGAAACATTCACGCCGCTCCGAGGACCAGAAACTCTCGGCGATTCTTGACCGGGCGTTCGACGCCCTCTCAGAGAACGCCTTCCGTGGCGTCCAGATCCAGAAAAAGCAGGTGCCGAAGGCGTATCGGCGGTGCCATTCTTCGATCCAGAATCTCTGGAAGTACAACCTGACCGACTCCTGGCGCCTGATCTATACCGTGGCCAGCGACGGGGAAACGATCGTGGTGATCATCGAGTGGCTGGACCACACGACCTATGAGCGGCGGTTCGGATACTGA
- a CDS encoding ACT domain-containing protein, with translation MKKTIITVVGRDTVGIIAKVCTYLAENQVNVEDISQTIVQGYFNMMMIVDTGRSTKPFGEMVNELEALGDEIGVRIRCQREDIFTKMHRI, from the coding sequence ATGAAAAAAACCATCATCACGGTCGTGGGCAGAGACACCGTCGGGATCATTGCGAAGGTCTGCACCTATCTCGCGGAGAACCAGGTGAATGTCGAGGACATCTCCCAGACCATCGTGCAGGGTTACTTCAATATGATGATGATCGTCGACACCGGCAGGTCAACCAAACCCTTCGGCGAGATGGTCAATGAACTCGAGGCGCTCGGCGATGAGATCGGGGTCAGGATCCGGTGCCAGCGCGAGGACATCTTTACGAAAATGCACCGGATCTGA
- a CDS encoding DUF3821 domain-containing protein gives MDVKKFLTGGCVVALVVVLTLSAIAMPVSARTVASGDTVFDYEEGLDLSSFVMNGDLFAQYQYDDVSYGQEYAFRVDNAADLDLVQIDLAGHYGTYYLHQNSAPTVEKIYIRDPSVSLDAVLDVDRSASIDGGTVSRNSRIAFVLDAPEVGTFLPTATVRIKLTTPDGATTTQIAGTSLTGIALDCPKVYVTGLDVGEMEDGTYTARAEWESPRGFNDYADNSNIVTFKVATVGTTIETDRERVIRGNPFVVRITGDAKTCYNLYIEDAGDAAYPFISPAQPGVIMTEGAFSGAADAAADTRANDERACAGDIYVSGTAATVATDATGTRVIEFATNASTSDTVYTLTVVNTGDATAADSVQVTVEKGKVTLAAKGTSHSVGDEIVFTGTNTDSDDVYLFLTGPNLGDGRGVSPNDVTGMASWGHYACRCVESDGTWEYRWASPCCGAVLSAGTYTLYAAGTCTDADGYWVDAGHLDGVIYDACSFELKDPTLVAGTSGEEVAQGDCFTITGTATGSPDCVLVWMLGNNYNLLGYTATVGEDGTFTFIVERADTAYLSPGNYSVIVQHPMKDGMFNVRPATQVEIEEAMATGRLHNPTYFVIRDAVGNLIDLGKLSASGNVAALVNALDSPNCDDIHADCVVTIEEPRISVDEIGERPVGDRFVITGTTNLAEGNVLYVDVAAANSSVASGTATVVGGEDGGNEWSFEIDTSAFAPGTYTVCVESVNIDVQQTATFTVSGSVPCTLRLRPGNSTVAVGGTETLSVVLDRAPQGLSGFEITVDLTETGAAEIVKVDLPAWAGLAKTGDLPADTLTIRAADLNDMVTPGACEVTLCTLSVRGDAAGSTGIAISPRTVESDAWSRYAPQTEDGLLEVIAIHAFPHPEGGFYPIPTDPDGDGRYEDLDGNGWTGFNDVVLYFNGMTFIEKSQPCGAFDYDTSGFIGFNDVVELFRSI, from the coding sequence ATGGACGTGAAAAAATTCTTGACAGGCGGCTGCGTGGTTGCTCTCGTCGTCGTGCTGACCCTCTCGGCGATCGCCATGCCGGTGTCCGCACGGACGGTCGCAAGCGGCGACACTGTCTTTGATTATGAGGAGGGGCTGGACCTCTCTTCCTTCGTTATGAACGGCGACCTGTTCGCACAATATCAGTACGATGACGTATCCTACGGCCAGGAATATGCTTTCAGAGTGGATAATGCTGCAGATCTCGACCTGGTCCAGATCGACCTGGCGGGCCACTACGGCACCTACTACCTCCACCAGAACTCGGCGCCGACCGTCGAGAAGATCTACATCAGGGATCCGTCGGTCTCGCTGGACGCCGTGCTCGATGTGGACAGGAGCGCCTCGATCGACGGCGGCACTGTCTCCAGAAACAGCAGGATCGCCTTTGTGCTCGATGCCCCCGAGGTCGGCACCTTCCTGCCGACGGCCACCGTGAGGATCAAACTCACCACACCGGACGGTGCGACCACCACGCAGATCGCAGGTACCAGTCTCACCGGGATCGCACTGGACTGCCCGAAGGTGTACGTGACCGGCCTCGACGTCGGCGAGATGGAGGACGGCACCTACACCGCCCGGGCTGAGTGGGAGAGCCCCCGCGGCTTCAACGACTATGCCGACAATTCGAACATCGTGACCTTCAAGGTCGCCACCGTCGGCACGACGATCGAGACCGACAGGGAACGCGTGATACGGGGCAACCCCTTTGTGGTCCGCATCACCGGAGACGCGAAGACCTGCTATAACCTCTACATCGAGGACGCCGGGGACGCCGCGTACCCGTTCATCTCCCCGGCCCAACCCGGGGTCATAATGACGGAAGGCGCCTTCTCCGGCGCCGCCGACGCGGCCGCCGACACCAGGGCAAATGATGAACGCGCCTGTGCCGGGGACATCTATGTCTCCGGTACGGCGGCGACGGTCGCCACCGATGCAACCGGCACGCGGGTGATCGAGTTCGCGACCAACGCCTCCACCAGCGACACCGTCTACACGCTCACGGTCGTCAACACCGGCGACGCCACGGCCGCCGACAGCGTGCAGGTCACCGTCGAGAAGGGCAAGGTCACCCTCGCTGCAAAAGGGACGTCCCATTCTGTCGGCGACGAGATCGTCTTCACGGGCACCAACACCGACAGCGACGACGTCTACCTCTTCCTGACCGGGCCGAACCTCGGCGACGGGAGGGGTGTCAGTCCGAATGACGTCACCGGGATGGCGTCGTGGGGCCACTATGCTTGCCGGTGCGTCGAGTCGGACGGCACCTGGGAATACCGCTGGGCCTCCCCGTGCTGCGGCGCGGTCCTCAGCGCCGGCACCTATACGCTCTATGCGGCGGGTACGTGCACCGATGCAGACGGATATTGGGTCGATGCCGGCCATCTCGATGGCGTCATCTATGACGCTTGCTCTTTCGAACTCAAAGACCCCACCCTTGTCGCCGGGACATCCGGTGAAGAGGTAGCACAGGGCGATTGCTTCACGATCACCGGCACGGCGACCGGTTCTCCGGACTGTGTCCTGGTGTGGATGCTCGGGAACAACTACAATCTCCTGGGATATACCGCAACCGTCGGTGAGGACGGCACCTTCACGTTCATTGTTGAACGGGCCGATACCGCCTATCTGAGCCCGGGCAACTACTCGGTGATCGTCCAGCACCCGATGAAAGACGGGATGTTCAACGTCCGCCCTGCCACCCAGGTTGAGATCGAGGAGGCAATGGCCACCGGGAGGCTCCATAACCCGACATATTTCGTCATCCGTGACGCCGTCGGCAACCTCATCGACCTCGGCAAACTCTCGGCCTCCGGGAATGTGGCCGCCCTCGTCAACGCCCTCGACTCACCGAACTGTGACGACATCCATGCCGACTGCGTCGTCACCATCGAAGAACCGCGGATCTCCGTCGACGAGATCGGCGAGCGGCCGGTCGGCGACCGCTTCGTCATCACCGGCACGACGAACCTTGCAGAAGGGAACGTCCTCTACGTCGACGTCGCCGCCGCAAACTCTTCCGTCGCCTCGGGCACGGCGACGGTGGTCGGAGGAGAGGACGGCGGGAACGAGTGGTCGTTTGAGATCGACACCTCGGCGTTCGCGCCCGGCACCTACACCGTCTGCGTGGAGTCCGTGAACATCGACGTGCAGCAGACCGCCACCTTCACCGTCAGCGGTTCGGTCCCCTGCACTCTCCGGCTCAGGCCCGGGAACAGCACCGTCGCCGTCGGCGGGACCGAGACGCTCTCGGTTGTCCTGGACCGTGCACCACAGGGACTCTCCGGGTTTGAGATCACCGTCGACCTGACCGAGACCGGGGCCGCCGAGATCGTGAAGGTCGACCTCCCCGCATGGGCCGGCCTCGCAAAGACGGGGGACCTGCCCGCCGACACTCTCACGATCCGGGCCGCCGACCTGAACGACATGGTCACGCCGGGAGCGTGCGAGGTCACGCTCTGCACCCTCTCCGTCCGCGGCGACGCCGCAGGGAGCACCGGCATCGCCATCTCGCCGCGGACCGTCGAGAGCGACGCCTGGAGCAGGTATGCCCCGCAGACAGAGGACGGCCTCCTGGAGGTCATCGCCATCCACGCCTTCCCGCACCCGGAAGGAGGGTTCTATCCCATCCCGACCGACCCGGACGGGGACGGGAGGTATGAAGACCTTGACGGCAACGGCTGGACCGGGTTCAACGACGTGGTGCTGTACTTCAACGGGATGACGTTCATCGAGAAGAGCCAGCCTTGCGGCGCCTTTGACTATGATACAAGCGGGTTTATCGGTTTCAACGACGTCGTCGAACTCTTCAGGTCGATCTGA
- a CDS encoding PKD domain-containing protein, with product MTRITGRAAVGALLLLSLLLVAPACAAAPVVGMSPAEVQAESGENATVAVVIDTLPQGLSGYAITFAIDDPAVAGIAGVEFPDWARMTAAGPLPADALEVKVADLENAVGAGATDVTLCTLTLRGETAGTTALTVTAMAVDDDAGGRYAPLSAPATVVVGGGPTTSVAMDPASATLLPDQVVEVAVTMDRVPGGLSGYEITVASDDPDVAVIDGIVFPAWAGMTGNGTVPAGCIQVKAADLNHEVGAGATDVTLCTLRLRGVAAGSAEIAITHKQVDDDAGGRYAPATGGCQVTVAPAADTSLEIEPSVAEVAPGETTTVSVVMDTVPQGLSGYLFSFEVRDPAMAEIAAVAFPEWAQMQTHDTLPAGSVRVKAADLNNAVRPGDRNVTLCTFTLKGGEKGVTACGITGAKVDDDAGGRYAPATGTATVLVGIERPIASFTADPVKGVAPLAVTFTDVSSGDITARLWDFGDGVTATARTVTHTYATAGTYTPTLTVSGPGGTDTSGGTITVSGTGTSARFSADVTSGAAPLTVHFTDQSTGAPTNWLWTFGDDATSTKQNPTHTYTAPGNYTVTLSVNGGEETCTKAAYITVTPLLYGDANDNGVVDQADTLRVLKEVVGITAEPAPGTEQFQKTDVHRNGVIEVGDAMFIAQYNVGLRDAWFALNG from the coding sequence ATGACCCGCATCACCGGTCGGGCGGCCGTCGGAGCGCTGCTCCTTCTCTCGCTCCTCCTCGTCGCACCGGCATGCGCCGCGGCGCCGGTGGTCGGCATGAGCCCTGCCGAGGTGCAGGCGGAATCAGGGGAGAACGCGACGGTCGCGGTCGTGATCGACACCCTCCCGCAGGGGCTGTCCGGATATGCGATCACCTTCGCGATCGACGACCCGGCGGTCGCCGGGATCGCCGGCGTGGAGTTCCCTGACTGGGCCCGGATGACGGCCGCCGGCCCTCTGCCGGCAGACGCCCTGGAAGTCAAGGTCGCGGACCTGGAGAATGCCGTCGGGGCGGGTGCGACCGACGTCACCCTCTGCACCCTCACTCTCAGGGGTGAGACCGCGGGCACGACCGCGCTTACGGTCACCGCGATGGCGGTGGACGACGACGCGGGCGGGAGGTATGCGCCGCTCTCCGCGCCGGCGACGGTGGTCGTGGGCGGCGGGCCGACGACATCGGTCGCCATGGACCCGGCCAGCGCCACCCTCCTCCCTGATCAGGTCGTCGAGGTCGCGGTGACGATGGACCGTGTGCCCGGGGGCCTCTCCGGCTATGAGATCACGGTGGCCTCGGACGATCCCGACGTGGCGGTGATCGACGGGATCGTATTTCCGGCATGGGCCGGGATGACCGGGAACGGGACGGTGCCCGCGGGCTGCATCCAGGTGAAGGCCGCGGACCTGAACCATGAAGTCGGTGCGGGTGCGACCGATGTCACGCTCTGCACCCTCCGCCTCCGCGGGGTCGCGGCCGGGTCGGCGGAGATCGCGATCACCCACAAGCAGGTCGACGACGACGCCGGCGGGCGCTATGCTCCCGCTACCGGCGGGTGCCAGGTGACGGTCGCGCCCGCGGCAGATACTTCCCTTGAGATCGAACCCTCGGTCGCGGAGGTGGCGCCCGGCGAGACGACCACGGTCTCGGTGGTGATGGACACCGTGCCGCAGGGGCTGTCAGGGTATCTGTTCTCCTTCGAGGTCCGGGATCCGGCGATGGCCGAGATCGCCGCCGTCGCATTCCCGGAGTGGGCGCAGATGCAGACACACGACACCCTGCCCGCCGGTTCGGTCCGGGTGAAGGCCGCGGACCTGAACAATGCCGTACGCCCGGGTGACCGGAACGTCACCCTCTGCACTTTCACCCTCAAGGGCGGGGAGAAGGGCGTGACTGCCTGCGGGATCACCGGGGCGAAGGTCGACGACGACGCGGGCGGGAGGTACGCGCCCGCCACCGGCACCGCCACGGTCCTGGTCGGCATCGAGAGACCGATAGCCTCGTTCACCGCCGATCCGGTCAAGGGCGTCGCACCCCTCGCGGTGACCTTCACCGACGTCTCGTCCGGCGATATCACCGCCCGGCTCTGGGACTTCGGCGACGGGGTAACCGCGACCGCCAGGACTGTCACGCACACCTACGCGACGGCCGGCACCTACACCCCCACCCTGACGGTGAGCGGTCCGGGCGGAACCGACACCTCCGGCGGCACGATCACGGTGAGCGGCACGGGTACCTCCGCCCGGTTTTCCGCCGACGTCACCTCGGGCGCCGCTCCCCTCACCGTGCACTTCACGGATCAATCCACAGGCGCCCCGACGAACTGGCTCTGGACCTTCGGCGACGATGCCACCTCCACCAAACAAAACCCCACCCACACCTACACCGCACCCGGCAACTACACCGTGACCCTCTCGGTCAACGGCGGCGAGGAGACCTGCACGAAGGCCGCTTACATCACGGTCACGCCGCTCCTCTACGGCGACGCGAACGACAACGGCGTGGTCGACCAGGCCGACACGCTCAGGGTACTGAAAGAGGTCGTCGGCATCACGGCAGAACCCGCGCCCGGGACCGAACAGTTCCAGAAGACCGACGTCCACCGGAACGGCGTGATCGAGGTGGGCGACGCCATGTTCATCGCGCAGTACAATGTGGGGCTGCGGGACGCGTGGTTTGCGTTGAACGGATAA